From a region of the Anomalospiza imberbis isolate Cuckoo-Finch-1a 21T00152 chromosome 3, ASM3175350v1, whole genome shotgun sequence genome:
- the LOC137471998 gene encoding autotransporter adhesin BpaC-like, translating to MLRWTADRDGQRTGRDGRQAGTDSGQGRTASGQGRTDSGQGQTAEGTDRQRAGTDSGQGQTAGRQGWTAHRDGQRTDRDGRQAGTDSGQGRTDSGQGRTDSGRDGQPAGRDGQRAGTDRQRKGRTASGQGRTDSGRDGQPAGRDGQPAGRDGQTAEGTDSQRAGTDSGQGQPAGRDGQTAEGTDSQRAGTDSQRAGTDRQRKGRTASGQGRTDSGRDGQTAGRDGQTAEGTDRQRAGTDRQRKGRTAGRDGQTAEGTDSQRAGTDSQRKGRTDSGQGRTADRDSQRAGTDRQRKGRTASGQGRTASGQGRTDSGRDGQPAGRDGQTAEGTDRQRAGTDRQRKGRTDSGQGRTDSGRDGQRAGTDRQRKGRTASGQGRTDSGRDGQPAGRDGQRTAAPQRAGSSSAARALWRPQPAVRSAALPSGRGQGERGPAAALRATLPPLFSLFHPFLG from the coding sequence ATGCTCAGATGGACAGCAGACAGGGACGGACAGAGGACAGGCAGGGACGGACggcaggcagggacagacaGCGGACAGGGACGGACAGCCAGTGGGCAGGGACGGACAGACAGCGGGCAGGGACAGACAGCGGAAGGGACGGACAGACAGCGGGCAGGGACGGACAGcggacagggacagacagcgGGCAGACAGGGATGGACAGCGCACAGGGACGGACAGAGGACAGACAGGGACGGACggcaggcagggacagacaGCGGACAGGGACGGACAGACAGCGGGCAGGGACGGACAGACAGCGGAAGGGACGGACAGCCAGCGGGCAGGGACGGACAGCGGGCAGGGACGGACAGACAGCGGAAGGGACGGACAGCCAGCGGGCAGGGACGGACAGACAGCGGAAGGGACGGACAGCCAGCGGGCAGGGACGGACAGCCAGCGGGCAGGGACGGACAGACAGCGGAAGGGACGGACAGCCAGCGGGCAGGGACGGACAGcggacagggacagccagcgGGCAGGGACGGACAGACAGCGGAAGGGACGGACAGCCAGCGGGCAGGGACGGACAGCCAGCGGGCAGGGACGGACAGACAGCGGAAGGGACGGACAGCCAGCGGGCAGGGACGGACAGACAGCGGAAGGGACGGACAGACAGCGGGCAGGGACGGACAGACAGCGGAAGGGACGGACAGACAGCGGGCAGGGACGGACAGACAGCGGAAGGGACGGACAGCGGGCAGGGACGGACAGACAGCGGAAGGGACGGACAGCCAGCGGGCAGGGACGGACAGCCAGCGGAAGGGACGGACAGACAGCGGGCAGGGACGGACAGcggacagggacagccagcgGGCAGGGACGGACAGACAGCGGAAGGGACGGACAGCCAGCGGGCAGGGACGGACAGCCAGCGGGCAGGGACGGACAGACAGCGGAAGGGACGGACAGCCAGCGGGCAGGGACGGACAGACAGCGGAAGGGACGGACAGACAGCGGGCAGGGACGGACAGACAGCGGAAGGGACGGACAGACAGCGGGCAGGGACGGACAGACAGCGGAAGGGACGGACAGCGGGCAGGGACGGACAGACAGCGGAAGGGACGGACAGCCAGCGGGCAGGGACGGACAGACAGCGGAAGGGACGGACAGCCAGCGGGCAGGGACGGACAGCGGACGGCAGCCCCGCAGCGGGCCGGCAGCAGCAGCGCGGCGCGCGCCCTCTGGCGGCCGCAGCCCGCAGTGCGCAGCGCCGCTCTCCCCAGCGGGCGCGGGCAGGGAGAGCGGGGCCCCGCAGCCGCACTGCGGGCCACTCTGCCCCCTCTTTTCTCACTATTTCACCCTTTTCTTGGTTAG